One segment of Pontibacter akesuensis DNA contains the following:
- a CDS encoding UbiA prenyltransferase family protein, with translation MEANRSISAEEQPYRQRGWYQLLEGLLYSSIFISCCAFALTLETYLLAGLPLSLSMAIFVFLATLFTYNLSSVQSMLRRPGQPIDRNHSIWSLRHKKSLAVLALASIAAAVVVYFWFDLKINLWFLLHLAIISVGYTVPILYKQKRVRPLRSVPLLKVFLIAYVWAVVTAMLPLLDAGMQVWQPEALWLFFRRFLFILALALLFDVRDYTYDRNTNTLTFPGWIGVRNTKLLSLGLLLLYVLVLVYSESGLVLWALVASAAAAAVVVLLSSTDRPRMYYVILADGAMLLHAGLVFGAMALAG, from the coding sequence ATGGAGGCAAACAGAAGCATAAGCGCAGAGGAGCAACCGTACCGGCAAAGGGGATGGTACCAGTTGTTGGAAGGGCTGCTGTACAGTAGCATCTTTATCTCCTGCTGCGCCTTTGCCCTTACGCTGGAAACATACCTGCTGGCAGGGCTTCCGCTGTCACTCTCCATGGCCATCTTTGTGTTTCTGGCTACGCTGTTTACCTACAACTTAAGCAGCGTGCAAAGTATGCTGCGCAGGCCGGGGCAGCCAATAGACAGGAACCACTCAATTTGGAGCCTGCGCCACAAAAAATCGTTGGCTGTTCTGGCCTTGGCAAGTATAGCCGCCGCTGTTGTCGTCTATTTTTGGTTCGACCTGAAGATAAACCTGTGGTTCCTGCTGCACCTGGCCATTATTTCGGTCGGCTATACCGTGCCCATACTTTACAAGCAGAAGCGCGTGCGGCCCCTGCGCAGTGTGCCCCTGCTGAAGGTTTTCCTGATTGCCTATGTATGGGCGGTGGTAACGGCGATGCTACCGCTGCTGGATGCGGGCATGCAGGTATGGCAACCGGAGGCACTGTGGCTGTTCTTCAGGCGCTTCCTTTTTATACTTGCCCTGGCCCTTCTGTTTGATGTGCGCGACTATACATACGACCGAAACACAAACACGCTCACCTTCCCGGGCTGGATCGGCGTGCGAAATACGAAACTGCTATCGCTGGGTCTGCTGCTGCTGTATGTGCTGGTGCTGGTTTACAGCGAAAGCGGATTGGTGCTTTGGGCGCTCGTGGCAAGTGCAGCAGCAGCAGCTGTGGTGGTGCTGTTGTCTTCTACGGATCGGCCCCGCATGTACTACGTTATACTTGCGGATGGCGCGATGCTGTTGCACGCCGGGCTTGTGTTTGGCGCTATGGCATTGGCCGGGTGA
- a CDS encoding DUF5686 and carboxypeptidase-like regulatory domain-containing protein, whose amino-acid sequence MPYFRFLLFLYLCLISGTSLAQLRQVEGTVRDAATGERLPFVSITVNEGETGTTTNLEGEYRLRHEQPIRNLRFSYVGYLPQVVYPDSVASINVQLQPTSAQLQEVVVLGTGENPAHRIIRLATQHREQNRLQSLNSYTYRTYNKFILTATDVAELELRDTLALSKRDSTYLKMRSLLQNQHLFLLESITDYAFLQPNFTKETILATRVSGLQQPSFGVVAAEARDFSVYDDLPVFFGKRYLSPLSPGSTRKYKFVLQETLEQGQDTVFVISFRPEQGKNFEGLEGLLYINSAGWAVQNVIAASAGDDDKRNIKLQQQYERVGPQQKWFPTELDVELTVPQISLSGHQPYARMRTYITNINLSPTLKRSEFGVVALKQEPNANRQPESFFQTYRPDSLSELEQRTYTRLDSVGRAQKLDRTIRTMEYLLNKQIPIGPLSLDLNRVLKFSDFEGLRLGLGAHTNERLSERFKIGGYWGYGFKDDEAKYGADASVILSQPMALQLKAVYYEDVLETGGHRLAFEEERGLLGNLRRAVLPEMDYTTHKSVALRGRVQRYLQAQVQLRQEERRPTLLGQENTALPEFDLTEAVISFRYAPGEKYMQQFNRLMAMPQQEHPVLWLQYTRGIEGFLDGDYGYNKYETRLQQLFRHRTFGESSFILAAGLVAGNAPLVTRFNGYGSYNPEYKVYTGAGFETMQPYEFFSDRYAALFFSQNFGKRLFNTRFFAPDLVAVTNIGIGSMDESLQELPENSYTSMRKGFFESGLLLNNIISSPFSGIGVGAFYRYGPYALEREKDNLRIKLTATLLF is encoded by the coding sequence ATGCCGTACTTCCGCTTTCTGCTGTTTTTATACTTGTGCTTGATTTCCGGGACTTCGCTGGCGCAACTGCGGCAGGTGGAGGGCACGGTGCGCGATGCCGCCACCGGAGAGCGCCTGCCCTTCGTGAGCATCACGGTAAACGAGGGCGAGACTGGCACCACTACGAACCTGGAAGGCGAATACCGCCTGCGCCACGAGCAGCCCATCCGCAACCTGCGCTTCAGTTATGTGGGTTATCTGCCGCAGGTCGTTTATCCGGACTCTGTGGCAAGTATAAACGTGCAACTGCAACCTACCTCGGCACAGCTGCAGGAGGTGGTGGTGCTGGGTACAGGCGAGAACCCAGCGCACCGCATTATCCGGCTGGCCACGCAGCACCGGGAGCAAAACCGCCTGCAAAGCCTCAACAGCTATACCTACCGCACCTACAACAAATTTATACTTACCGCTACCGACGTGGCGGAACTGGAGCTGCGCGACACCCTGGCCCTCTCCAAGCGCGACTCAACGTACCTGAAGATGCGCAGCCTGCTGCAGAACCAGCACCTGTTCCTGCTCGAGAGCATCACGGATTATGCTTTTCTACAGCCCAATTTCACCAAAGAGACGATTCTCGCTACACGCGTTTCGGGGTTGCAGCAGCCGAGCTTTGGTGTGGTGGCTGCCGAGGCGCGTGATTTTTCGGTGTATGATGATTTGCCCGTATTCTTCGGCAAGCGTTACTTGAGCCCTTTGAGCCCGGGCAGCACCCGCAAGTATAAATTCGTGCTGCAGGAAACGCTGGAGCAGGGGCAGGATACAGTTTTTGTGATCTCCTTCAGGCCTGAGCAGGGCAAAAATTTTGAGGGACTGGAGGGGCTGCTATACATCAACAGCGCAGGCTGGGCAGTGCAGAACGTGATTGCTGCATCGGCGGGAGACGACGACAAGCGCAACATCAAGCTGCAGCAGCAATACGAGCGGGTGGGGCCGCAGCAGAAGTGGTTTCCAACCGAGCTGGATGTAGAATTGACCGTGCCGCAGATAAGCCTGAGCGGACATCAGCCCTACGCCCGCATGCGCACCTACATCACCAACATCAACCTGAGTCCTACCCTGAAGCGCTCCGAGTTTGGCGTGGTGGCCCTGAAGCAGGAGCCAAACGCGAACCGGCAGCCCGAAAGCTTTTTCCAGACCTACCGCCCCGATTCGTTAAGCGAGTTGGAGCAGCGCACCTACACGCGCCTCGACAGCGTGGGCCGCGCCCAAAAGCTGGACCGCACCATCCGGACCATGGAGTACCTGCTGAACAAGCAAATCCCCATCGGGCCATTAAGCCTGGACCTGAACCGCGTGCTAAAGTTCAGTGATTTTGAGGGACTGCGGCTGGGGCTGGGGGCGCACACGAATGAGCGCTTGTCGGAGCGGTTTAAAATTGGTGGCTACTGGGGCTATGGCTTTAAGGATGACGAAGCCAAGTATGGCGCGGATGCCTCGGTTATACTTTCGCAGCCGATGGCGCTGCAGCTAAAAGCGGTGTACTACGAGGATGTGCTGGAGACAGGCGGGCACCGGTTGGCCTTTGAGGAGGAGCGCGGCCTGCTGGGCAACCTGCGCCGTGCCGTGCTGCCTGAGATGGACTACACCACCCACAAAAGTGTTGCCCTGCGCGGCCGCGTGCAGCGCTACCTGCAGGCACAGGTGCAACTGCGTCAGGAGGAACGAAGGCCGACGCTGCTGGGACAGGAGAACACAGCTTTGCCGGAGTTTGACCTGACAGAGGCAGTGATCAGCTTTCGGTACGCGCCCGGCGAGAAATATATGCAGCAGTTTAACCGCCTTATGGCCATGCCGCAGCAGGAGCACCCGGTGCTGTGGCTGCAGTACACGCGCGGCATCGAGGGCTTTTTAGACGGCGATTACGGCTACAACAAGTATGAGACGCGCCTGCAGCAGCTGTTCCGGCACCGCACCTTCGGCGAAAGCAGTTTTATACTTGCAGCAGGCCTGGTGGCGGGCAATGCACCGCTCGTGACACGCTTTAACGGCTATGGCAGCTACAATCCGGAGTACAAAGTATACACCGGCGCAGGGTTTGAAACCATGCAGCCCTACGAATTCTTCTCCGACAGGTATGCCGCGCTATTCTTCTCGCAGAACTTCGGGAAACGCCTTTTCAACACCCGCTTCTTCGCCCCGGATTTGGTAGCGGTAACGAACATCGGAATCGGAAGTATGGATGAGTCGCTGCAGGAGCTTCCGGAAAACAGCTACACCAGTATGCGCAAAGGCTTTTTTGAGTCGGGGTTGCTGCTGAACAACATCATCAGCTCTCCTTTCAGTGGCATTGGGGTAGGCGCCTTTTACCGCTACGGCCCTTACGCCCTGGAGCGGGAAAAAGACAACCTGCGCATCAAACTAACCGCCACGCTGCTGTTCTAA
- a CDS encoding bifunctional ADP-dependent NAD(P)H-hydrate dehydratase/NAD(P)H-hydrate epimerase, with protein sequence MKLLTATQTREADAFTIKEEGITSTDLMERAARAFTCWFENKFPPGREVHIFCGPGNNGGDGLAVARLLHGRTYTVRLYLVGDTTNASDDFKVNLERLPHDLKPTQLAQQAAMPELSQNVCVIDALFGTGLNRPVTGFYGGVINSLNDSGACITSIDMPSGLYTDSQTPEEGAIIKASYTISFELPKLAFLLPQHEEFVGEWHVVKIGLSQQFLSEVRADLCYTTREDVQRLIRPRKKFSHKGIYGHALLLCGGYGKIGAAVLAARACLRSGVGLLTIQAPQAGYIILQTAVPEAMTLTDKNRRHLSELPREIDKFDVIGVGPGLGTERVTKTAIGQLLATSHHPLVIDADAINIIAGSEKLKAQLPKKKAIFTPHPKEFERLVGKVKNDYDRLQHLREFCVEYQCYVTLKGSHTAIGTPEGKVYFNSTGNSGMATGGTGDVLTGIVTALVGQAYTLEEACLLGVYVHGLAADLALHTVGAISMTASDVIDHLPKAFLHLTRPMP encoded by the coding sequence ATGAAACTGCTGACTGCCACACAAACCAGGGAAGCCGACGCGTTCACCATAAAAGAAGAAGGCATCACCTCCACCGACCTGATGGAGCGGGCGGCCAGGGCGTTCACCTGCTGGTTCGAGAACAAATTTCCGCCGGGCCGGGAGGTGCACATTTTCTGCGGTCCCGGCAACAACGGCGGTGATGGGCTGGCGGTGGCGCGACTGCTGCACGGTCGCACCTACACGGTTAGGCTCTACCTTGTTGGCGACACAACCAATGCCTCTGATGATTTCAAAGTGAATCTGGAGCGCCTGCCGCACGACCTGAAGCCGACACAACTGGCGCAGCAGGCCGCCATGCCGGAGTTGTCACAAAACGTTTGTGTGATCGACGCGCTCTTTGGCACCGGCCTCAACCGACCCGTTACGGGCTTCTATGGCGGCGTGATCAACAGCCTGAACGACAGCGGCGCCTGCATCACCTCCATCGACATGCCCTCCGGCCTCTACACCGACAGCCAGACACCGGAGGAGGGAGCCATCATCAAGGCAAGCTACACGATCAGTTTTGAGCTGCCGAAGCTGGCTTTCCTGCTGCCTCAGCACGAGGAGTTTGTGGGCGAGTGGCATGTAGTGAAGATCGGGCTGAGCCAGCAGTTCCTCTCGGAGGTGCGTGCGGATTTGTGCTATACTACCCGGGAGGATGTGCAGCGCCTGATCAGGCCGCGCAAAAAGTTTTCGCATAAGGGGATTTACGGGCACGCCTTGCTGCTCTGCGGGGGATACGGCAAGATTGGAGCCGCTGTGCTGGCCGCACGCGCCTGCCTGCGCAGCGGTGTTGGTTTACTAACCATACAGGCGCCACAGGCTGGATACATCATTCTGCAAACCGCCGTGCCCGAGGCTATGACGCTGACGGACAAAAACCGCAGACACCTCTCAGAGCTTCCGCGGGAGATAGATAAATTTGATGTAATTGGCGTTGGCCCTGGTCTGGGCACTGAGCGGGTCACGAAAACCGCTATCGGGCAACTGCTGGCCACCTCGCACCACCCGTTGGTGATCGATGCGGATGCCATCAACATTATTGCAGGCAGCGAAAAGTTGAAGGCACAGCTACCGAAAAAAAAGGCCATATTTACGCCCCACCCAAAGGAGTTCGAGCGGCTGGTGGGTAAGGTAAAAAATGATTACGACCGCCTGCAGCACCTGCGCGAGTTTTGTGTCGAGTACCAATGCTACGTTACGCTGAAAGGTAGCCACACCGCCATCGGCACGCCGGAGGGCAAGGTATACTTTAACTCCACCGGCAACTCGGGCATGGCTACCGGCGGCACGGGCGATGTGCTGACGGGTATTGTTACAGCGCTGGTGGGGCAGGCTTATACTTTAGAAGAGGCCTGTTTGCTGGGTGTGTACGTGCATGGCCTGGCGGCCGATCTGGCGCTGCACACGGTGGGCGCCATCTCCATGACGGCCTCCGATGTAATCGACCACCTGCCCAAGGCTTTCCTGCACCTCACCCGGCCAATGCCATAG
- a CDS encoding asparagine synthetase A has protein sequence MELETLTEPTVLEATVSHLSRARLPKILKVQQGIVRATHDFMFKKGLTQLMPLMLSPITDPLNHGVVDASIGYAEQRWSLTKSMIFHKQLALMNPGLDSLYIVSPNVRLEFGDRAGTGRHLFEFTQVDFEFKGKDRFFVMEFMEELVNFVFRRLNEELPELILELRGELLPQYEKWAVYRTEKLEAALGPDHEHIKSREATEPFWLLNHKREFYDKEDPKKPGTYLNYDVIWPEGFGEGLSGAEREHEYHQIRRRMAEVGTSEETFAHYLEIAKEGGIPKTAGAGFGVERMTRFICRLKDVDEATVFSRKPFTKALF, from the coding sequence ATGGAGCTAGAAACACTAACCGAACCAACGGTGCTGGAGGCGACTGTGAGCCATCTGAGCCGTGCCAGGCTGCCAAAAATACTAAAAGTGCAGCAGGGCATTGTGCGGGCCACCCATGATTTCATGTTTAAGAAAGGCCTTACCCAGCTGATGCCGCTCATGCTGTCGCCCATCACGGACCCGCTGAACCATGGCGTGGTGGATGCCTCCATCGGGTATGCCGAGCAGCGCTGGAGCCTTACCAAATCCATGATCTTCCATAAGCAACTGGCCCTGATGAACCCGGGGTTGGACAGCCTCTACATTGTGTCGCCGAACGTCCGCCTGGAATTTGGCGACCGTGCCGGAACCGGTCGGCACCTGTTCGAGTTCACCCAGGTTGACTTCGAGTTTAAGGGCAAAGACCGCTTCTTTGTTATGGAGTTTATGGAGGAGCTGGTGAATTTCGTGTTCCGCCGCCTGAACGAGGAGCTGCCTGAGCTGATCCTGGAGCTTCGGGGGGAGCTGCTGCCGCAGTATGAGAAGTGGGCTGTGTACCGCACCGAAAAGCTGGAGGCAGCGCTTGGCCCTGATCACGAGCACATCAAATCGAGAGAGGCAACGGAGCCTTTCTGGCTGCTGAACCACAAGCGGGAGTTTTACGACAAAGAAGACCCCAAAAAGCCGGGCACCTACTTGAACTACGATGTAATCTGGCCGGAGGGCTTCGGCGAGGGATTGTCGGGGGCAGAGCGGGAGCATGAGTACCACCAGATCCGCAGGCGCATGGCCGAGGTAGGCACCAGTGAGGAGACTTTCGCGCACTACCTGGAAATAGCCAAAGAGGGTGGAATTCCAAAAACAGCCGGTGCAGGCTTTGGCGTGGAGCGCATGACCCGCTTTATCTGCCGCCTAAAGGATGTGGACGAGGCAACAGTGTTCTCTCGCAAGCCCTTCACCAAAGCTTTGTTTTAA
- a CDS encoding inorganic diphosphatase, with protein MKMENTEDINNPWHSVRYGDAAPEVLTAIIEIPKGSKAKYELDKDSGMLKLDRVLFSSVNYPANYGFIPQTYCDDKDPLDILVICSIDVQPMCLIDAKVIGVMQMIDNNEEDDKIIAVAYNDMSVRHINDISELPPHTLLEMRRFFEDYKKLENKEVIVEQFLGREHAYKIIQDSIDLYNTTFGEPQKKVKAL; from the coding sequence ATGAAAATGGAGAATACGGAGGACATCAACAATCCATGGCACAGTGTGCGCTATGGCGACGCGGCGCCGGAGGTTTTAACCGCAATTATTGAAATACCAAAAGGCTCAAAGGCAAAGTATGAGTTAGATAAAGACAGCGGCATGCTTAAGCTGGACCGTGTGCTTTTCTCATCGGTGAACTACCCTGCCAATTACGGCTTTATCCCACAGACCTACTGCGATGATAAAGACCCTTTAGACATACTGGTGATCTGCTCAATTGATGTGCAGCCGATGTGCCTGATCGATGCCAAGGTAATCGGTGTAATGCAGATGATTGACAACAACGAGGAGGATGACAAGATCATCGCCGTGGCCTATAACGACATGTCGGTGCGCCACATCAACGATATCTCTGAGTTGCCGCCGCACACCCTGCTGGAGATGCGCCGCTTTTTCGAAGACTACAAGAAACTGGAGAACAAAGAGGTGATCGTGGAGCAGTTCCTGGGCCGTGAGCACGCCTACAAGATCATTCAGGATAGCATCGACCTGTACAACACCACGTTCGGTGAGCCACAGAAGAAAGTGAAAGCCTTGTAA
- a CDS encoding pyridoxal phosphate-dependent aminotransferase, whose protein sequence is MTVSKMAQNLIGSEIIRVAGEVNAMIAKGEPICNLTIGDFNPSIYPIPEELRKGITKAYEQGHTNYPPANGVAVLRKAIVAFTQEHLGLAYPENDILVAGGSRPLIYATYMALVDPGDKVVYPTPSWNNNHYCHLSGATPVEVKTRPENNFMPTAADVKPHLKGATMLALCSPLNPTGTMFSKKDLEEICEAVLEENRSRGEGEKPLYLLYDQIYWMLTFGTAEHYDPVSLRPEIRDYTIYIDGTSKCFAATGVRVGYAFGPTVVMDKMKSILGHVGAWAPKAEQMATAEFLQQPEEVNSFMSQFKPKVQESLNVLYNGFKELKSEGFAVDAIEPMGAIYLSAQMNLAGKTTAEGKVLETSQDITFYVLHEAKLAVVPFSAFGSGKDLNWFRLSVGGASLDDIKASVGRLREALQKLK, encoded by the coding sequence ATGACTGTTTCTAAAATGGCGCAGAACCTGATCGGCTCCGAAATAATTCGGGTGGCTGGCGAGGTGAATGCAATGATTGCCAAGGGAGAGCCTATCTGCAACCTCACCATCGGCGACTTCAACCCCAGTATTTACCCGATTCCGGAGGAGCTACGCAAGGGCATCACCAAAGCATACGAACAGGGGCACACCAATTACCCGCCTGCAAACGGTGTGGCGGTGCTGCGCAAGGCTATAGTGGCCTTTACTCAGGAGCACCTGGGGCTGGCTTACCCCGAGAACGACATCCTGGTGGCCGGCGGCTCCCGTCCGCTGATCTATGCTACCTACATGGCTTTGGTCGATCCGGGCGATAAGGTAGTGTACCCTACGCCATCGTGGAACAACAACCACTACTGCCATTTATCAGGTGCCACGCCGGTGGAGGTGAAAACGCGCCCTGAGAACAACTTCATGCCGACTGCCGCCGACGTGAAGCCACACCTGAAAGGCGCAACCATGCTGGCGCTGTGCTCTCCGCTGAACCCAACGGGCACCATGTTCTCTAAAAAGGACCTGGAGGAGATTTGCGAGGCGGTGCTAGAGGAGAACCGCAGCCGTGGCGAAGGCGAGAAGCCGCTCTACCTGCTCTACGACCAGATTTACTGGATGCTAACCTTCGGAACTGCCGAGCATTACGATCCGGTTAGCCTGCGTCCTGAAATACGTGACTATACCATCTACATCGACGGAACTTCCAAGTGCTTTGCTGCCACTGGGGTGCGCGTAGGCTACGCGTTTGGCCCAACGGTGGTGATGGACAAGATGAAATCTATACTTGGCCACGTGGGTGCCTGGGCACCTAAAGCCGAGCAAATGGCCACAGCCGAGTTTTTGCAGCAGCCGGAGGAGGTAAACAGCTTTATGAGCCAGTTTAAGCCAAAGGTGCAGGAAAGCCTGAACGTGCTTTACAATGGCTTTAAGGAATTGAAGTCAGAGGGGTTTGCGGTGGATGCGATTGAACCGATGGGGGCAATCTATTTGTCTGCTCAAATGAACTTGGCTGGTAAAACCACGGCAGAGGGCAAAGTGCTGGAGACAAGCCAGGACATCACGTTTTATGTGCTGCACGAGGCGAAGCTGGCGGTGGTGCCATTCTCGGCCTTCGGCTCCGGCAAAGACCTGAACTGGTTCAGACTGTCCGTAGGCGGTGCCTCACTGGATGATATCAAGGCATCGGTGGGCAGGCTGCGGGAGGCACTCCAGAAACTGAAATAG
- a CDS encoding Lrp/AsnC ligand binding domain-containing protein, producing the protein MNYEIDNLDKQILSLLMLDVMRPYTDIAKELGVSGGTIHVRMKKLSEMGVVKGAQLLVNPSAVGFDICAFIGVFLEKGSEYNETVAKMRDIPEIVELHYTTGSYSMFAKIICRDTNHLREVLNEKLQSIAGVQRTETLISLEESINRQIRIN; encoded by the coding sequence ATGAATTATGAAATTGATAATCTGGACAAGCAGATTCTGAGCCTGCTGATGCTGGATGTGATGCGCCCCTACACCGATATTGCCAAGGAACTAGGCGTATCAGGTGGCACCATACATGTGCGCATGAAGAAGCTCAGCGAGATGGGCGTGGTAAAAGGAGCGCAGCTGCTGGTAAACCCCTCGGCCGTGGGCTTTGATATTTGCGCCTTTATAGGGGTGTTCCTGGAGAAGGGATCTGAGTACAACGAAACGGTGGCGAAGATGCGCGACATACCCGAGATTGTGGAATTGCATTACACCACCGGCTCCTACAGCATGTTCGCCAAAATCATTTGCCGCGACACCAACCACCTGCGCGAAGTACTGAACGAGAAGCTACAGTCCATAGCCGGCGTGCAGCGCACCGAAACGCTGATATCGCTGGAGGAAAGCATAAACCGCCAGATCAGGATAAACTAA
- a CDS encoding phosphatase PAP2 family protein, which yields MNIKQKLALHLLWLIVLANPVLAQTQQTILTDTAAATEAPLAAKRFNLALQDTLKKAAPADTVYPGQENPFTEAQRREGETKRYLKRAVLPAAVLIGAGVYTIQGNGLFSSFDARDARNRSAPEFSTKVDDYLFFAPIVYLYSFNALSSQNRHDMVRQTGLLLASGALTSALVWPTKKFTNIDRPNGDNHAFPSGHTAYAFTIATIVDKEFRHKSRWVSVGSYTIASATGIFRVLNNEHWMADVLAGAGVGILSVNTVYWLHDKFANNKGINTTLAPTVLPNGSPGMGLVVQF from the coding sequence TTGAATATAAAGCAGAAGCTAGCCCTACACTTGCTGTGGCTGATCGTGCTGGCAAACCCTGTGCTGGCGCAAACACAGCAAACCATACTTACAGACACAGCCGCCGCCACGGAAGCACCTTTGGCCGCCAAGCGATTTAACCTGGCCCTGCAGGACACTTTAAAAAAAGCGGCTCCCGCTGATACGGTTTACCCGGGGCAGGAAAACCCCTTCACCGAGGCGCAGCGGCGCGAAGGCGAAACCAAGCGCTACCTGAAGCGGGCCGTATTACCGGCAGCCGTGCTGATCGGGGCAGGCGTTTACACCATCCAGGGCAACGGCCTTTTCAGCAGCTTTGATGCCCGTGATGCGCGAAACCGCAGTGCTCCTGAGTTTAGCACCAAGGTAGACGATTACCTGTTCTTTGCGCCAATCGTGTACCTATACAGCTTTAACGCCCTCTCCTCGCAGAACCGCCACGACATGGTGCGGCAAACCGGCCTGCTGCTGGCCTCCGGCGCGCTGACCTCCGCCCTGGTATGGCCCACGAAAAAATTCACGAACATCGACCGCCCTAACGGGGATAATCATGCTTTTCCTTCCGGCCACACGGCCTATGCCTTTACCATTGCCACCATCGTGGATAAAGAATTCCGGCACAAGAGCCGCTGGGTGAGCGTAGGCAGTTATACCATCGCGAGTGCCACCGGAATATTTCGGGTTCTGAATAACGAGCACTGGATGGCCGATGTGCTGGCCGGGGCTGGAGTTGGTATTTTATCGGTGAATACGGTGTACTGGTTGCACGACAAGTTCGCGAACAATAAAGGCATTAATACCACCCTTGCGCCAACGGTGCTGCCAAACGGAAGCCCGGGTATGGGGCTGGTGGTGCAGTTCTGA
- the rocD gene encoding ornithine--oxo-acid transaminase: MSTQTINTSQEAIDIEHQYGAHNYHPLPVVLNRGEGVHLWDVEGKHYFDFLSAYSAVNQGHCHPKIIKALVEQAQQLTLTSRAFYNDKLGAAEKYICEYFNYDKSLFMNSGAEAVETAIKLARKWGYMKKGIAPHKAEIIVVEHNFHGRTTGIISFSTDPDSTKGFGPYMPGYKVIPYNDVNALEQALKENPNVCGFMVEPIQGEAGVVVPDEGYLAKAHALCKEYDVLLMADEIQTGIGRTGKTLASKYDDVQADILILGKALSGGVLPVSCVLANDDIMLCIQPGEHGSTFGGNPLAAVVAIAALEVIKEEQLTENAHKLGEIFRERMQRLISKRPELITLVRGRGLLNAIVIKPTADGRTAWDVCVAMMEKGLLAKPTHGDIIRFAPPLVISEEQLHECCDIIEEVILNF, encoded by the coding sequence ATGAGCACTCAGACCATCAACACCAGCCAGGAGGCCATCGACATCGAGCATCAGTACGGAGCACACAATTACCACCCGCTGCCGGTGGTGCTCAACCGCGGCGAGGGCGTTCACCTCTGGGACGTGGAGGGAAAGCACTACTTCGATTTCCTGTCGGCATACAGCGCGGTAAACCAAGGCCACTGCCACCCAAAGATCATTAAGGCACTGGTAGAGCAGGCGCAGCAGCTGACGCTTACCTCCCGCGCCTTTTACAACGATAAGCTGGGTGCTGCCGAGAAGTATATCTGCGAGTACTTTAACTACGACAAATCACTGTTCATGAACTCGGGCGCCGAGGCGGTAGAAACAGCTATAAAGCTGGCGCGTAAGTGGGGCTACATGAAAAAGGGTATCGCGCCGCACAAGGCCGAGATCATTGTGGTGGAGCACAACTTCCACGGCCGCACCACCGGCATCATCTCCTTCTCCACCGATCCGGACTCTACCAAAGGCTTCGGCCCGTACATGCCCGGATACAAGGTAATTCCTTACAACGATGTGAACGCACTGGAGCAGGCGCTGAAAGAAAACCCGAACGTTTGCGGTTTCATGGTGGAGCCGATACAAGGCGAGGCAGGCGTAGTGGTTCCGGATGAAGGCTACCTGGCAAAGGCACACGCACTGTGCAAGGAGTACGATGTGCTGCTGATGGCCGACGAAATACAAACCGGCATTGGCCGTACGGGCAAAACACTCGCCAGCAAGTATGACGATGTGCAGGCGGACATCCTTATACTTGGCAAGGCGCTTTCGGGCGGTGTGCTGCCGGTTTCCTGCGTGTTGGCCAACGATGACATCATGCTGTGCATACAGCCGGGCGAGCACGGGTCTACGTTTGGCGGAAACCCATTGGCTGCCGTGGTAGCAATCGCGGCCCTGGAGGTAATTAAAGAAGAGCAACTGACCGAGAATGCACACAAATTAGGTGAGATTTTCCGCGAGCGCATGCAGCGCCTCATCAGCAAGCGCCCTGAGCTTATCACACTCGTGCGCGGCCGCGGCCTGCTGAATGCCATCGTGATCAAGCCAACTGCCGATGGCAGAACCGCCTGGGATGTATGCGTGGCCATGATGGAGAAAGGCCTGCTGGCCAAACCAACGCACGGCGACATCATCCGCTTTGCTCCTCCGCTCGTGATCTCGGAAGAGCAGCTGCACGAGTGCTGTGATATTATTGAGGAAGTTATCTTGAACTTTTAA